In Symmachiella dynata, the following are encoded in one genomic region:
- a CDS encoding argininosuccinate synthase — protein MAREKVILAYSGGLDTSVAVKWINETYNMDVVTFTCDLGQGRELDAIKEKAIKTGAVDAIIEDARNLFVDNFVWPSLMAGTMYEGKYPLATALGRPLIAWRMVEAAKEHGATAVAHGCTGKGNDQVRFDVSVQTLAPHLKVIAPVREWKWTRTEELEYARKHGIEVDATKQSIYSVDQNLWGRSVEAGILENPWIAPPADAYKWTTDPLTAPDEPVEVVIEFDQGRPTHIDGEPMDAVPLIEKLNEIGGANGVGRIDHVENRLVGIKSREIYEAPAAVILHHAHKELEFLTLSRQAQRFNTYVSQTCADIIYDGLWFSAFHKSLMAYVSETQKFVSGHVRVQLYKGKITATGMKSEYSLYSEELATYEEGDKFPHETAIGFIKIHGLSQQTQARQQLLKEEPSMRPARIMPSADDK, from the coding sequence GTGGCACGTGAGAAAGTCATTTTGGCGTATAGCGGCGGACTAGATACCTCGGTCGCCGTAAAATGGATCAACGAAACCTACAACATGGACGTGGTCACGTTCACGTGCGACTTGGGCCAAGGCCGCGAGTTGGATGCGATCAAGGAAAAGGCGATCAAGACCGGTGCCGTCGATGCGATCATCGAAGACGCGCGGAACTTGTTCGTCGACAACTTCGTGTGGCCTTCGTTGATGGCCGGCACGATGTACGAAGGAAAATATCCGCTCGCCACCGCGCTGGGACGTCCGTTGATTGCCTGGAGAATGGTCGAAGCAGCCAAGGAACATGGCGCCACGGCCGTTGCGCATGGTTGCACCGGCAAGGGGAATGACCAAGTCCGTTTCGATGTTTCCGTCCAAACTCTGGCACCACACCTGAAAGTCATCGCCCCGGTCCGCGAATGGAAGTGGACGCGGACCGAAGAATTGGAATACGCCCGCAAGCACGGCATCGAAGTCGATGCGACCAAGCAAAGCATTTATAGCGTCGACCAAAACTTGTGGGGCCGCAGCGTCGAAGCAGGGATTTTAGAAAACCCCTGGATCGCTCCCCCGGCCGACGCCTACAAATGGACCACCGACCCGTTGACCGCTCCCGATGAACCGGTGGAGGTGGTCATTGAATTCGATCAGGGCCGACCGACACATATTGACGGTGAGCCGATGGATGCGGTGCCGTTGATTGAAAAGCTCAACGAGATCGGTGGCGCCAACGGTGTGGGGCGCATCGACCACGTCGAAAACCGCCTCGTGGGGATTAAGAGCCGCGAAATCTACGAAGCTCCCGCAGCTGTGATTTTGCATCATGCCCATAAGGAACTGGAGTTCCTCACGCTCAGCCGTCAGGCACAACGGTTCAATACCTATGTCTCACAGACCTGCGCCGACATCATCTATGACGGGTTGTGGTTTAGCGCGTTCCACAAATCGTTGATGGCGTATGTCTCCGAGACACAAAAGTTCGTCAGTGGCCATGTCCGCGTGCAACTTTACAAAGGAAAAATCACCGCCACCGGCATGAAGAGCGAATACAGTCTGTATTCCGAAGAGTTGGCGACGTACGAAGAGGGAGATAAATTCCCCCACGAGACGGCGATCGGGTTCATCAAAATCCACGGATTGAGCCAACAAACCCAAGCACGGCAACAGTTGCTCAAAGAAGAACCAAGCATGCGTCCGGCACGGATCATGCCCTCAGCAGATGACAAATAG
- a CDS encoding metallophosphoesterase family protein, translated as MPGRTLAIGDIHGCDHALDTLLTEVDVQPDDTVVVLGDAVDRGPGTKQVIDRLLQLRQQCHLLFIMGNHEEMFLNAMAGGEWLGPWMMHGGREALESYGGSFDDVPEEHYEFMRSGLNYVDTPRDIFVHANLTPGVPLEQQPGQALRWDRLTAMEPPWPTGQRVICGHSPQMSGDPLVFPGWVGIDTMAYANHGWLTCLDTGTNIIYQANQSGHSRTGYPQ; from the coding sequence GTGCCGGGACGGACGTTAGCCATTGGCGATATCCACGGGTGTGATCACGCGCTCGATACGTTGCTCACCGAAGTCGATGTGCAGCCCGACGATACCGTCGTTGTGCTGGGAGATGCCGTCGACCGCGGTCCGGGGACCAAACAGGTCATCGACCGACTGCTCCAGTTGCGGCAGCAATGCCACCTGCTATTCATCATGGGCAATCACGAGGAGATGTTTCTCAACGCCATGGCCGGTGGCGAATGGCTGGGGCCATGGATGATGCACGGGGGCCGCGAAGCGCTCGAGTCGTATGGAGGGAGTTTTGATGATGTTCCCGAAGAGCATTACGAATTCATGCGGTCCGGCCTGAACTACGTCGATACGCCCCGCGACATTTTCGTCCACGCCAATCTAACGCCCGGCGTTCCGCTCGAACAACAACCGGGGCAAGCCTTGCGGTGGGACCGGCTCACCGCCATGGAACCCCCCTGGCCCACTGGCCAACGCGTGATCTGCGGACACTCGCCACAAATGTCAGGCGACCCGCTCGTCTTTCCCGGCTGGGTCGGCATCGACACCATGGCCTACGCCAATCACGGCTGGCTGACTTGTTTGGACACAGGAACCAACATCATCTACCAAGCCAACCAATCCGGCCACTCCCGCACCGGCTACCCCCAATAG
- a CDS encoding M81 family metallopeptidase — translation MRIAIGQLWQETNTFNRNPTTRADFENWGVAVGDEIVAQYSETGELGGFISACRDWDAGVEFAGLVRCACWPWGRVDVPTHEWIRAAFAEQLESMGPVDGVLLALHGAMAADDEHDLTGALLAQVRAAVGPDIPVIGTLDLHANVTQLMLDSADLLVGYHACPHLDAFETGQRAVAGLRCMLQQQVRPTTVSRKLPMIVAAESHNTFTGPPAPLYRQLEALEKEEDILTAGIYMAMPWFDCPHLGWSVVLSTTGRRDAQQIVDDLAEQCWALRKPMADIERFPPAEVVARAKAHAGHPIVIGDGADATNSGAPGDSTHLLREFLAQQPIPHGALTFLVDPEAVATATQAGIGGPFHAFVGGSFAPEYSEPLEFRGTVENLLDVNFVLDGHIGKKLPIHMGRGAVVRSGDVTVLFTEKNGPGSSPLLYEAAGLDPRTCGIVVAKSPAGFRADYDPFVAGTYLADCPGCAMPDWPRLNFHNVHRPLWPLNAFELVSDAEWC, via the coding sequence ATGCGGATTGCGATTGGGCAGTTGTGGCAAGAGACGAATACCTTCAACCGCAATCCCACGACGCGGGCTGATTTTGAGAATTGGGGCGTCGCTGTCGGGGACGAAATCGTTGCCCAATATAGCGAAACAGGCGAACTGGGCGGATTCATTTCCGCCTGCCGCGACTGGGACGCGGGTGTGGAATTCGCAGGACTGGTCCGCTGCGCCTGTTGGCCCTGGGGCCGCGTCGATGTGCCAACGCACGAGTGGATCCGCGCCGCTTTCGCTGAGCAACTCGAATCAATGGGACCGGTTGATGGAGTGTTGTTGGCTCTGCACGGAGCAATGGCGGCCGATGATGAGCATGATTTAACCGGAGCGCTGCTGGCCCAAGTTCGCGCCGCAGTCGGACCGGACATCCCAGTGATCGGTACGCTCGACTTGCACGCCAATGTCACCCAACTGATGCTCGACAGCGCTGACTTGCTGGTCGGATACCACGCCTGCCCGCACTTAGATGCCTTCGAAACCGGACAACGCGCGGTCGCCGGTCTCAGGTGCATGCTCCAGCAACAGGTGCGGCCGACGACAGTTTCGCGCAAACTCCCCATGATCGTTGCCGCTGAAAGCCACAACACATTCACCGGCCCCCCGGCACCGCTGTATCGACAACTTGAAGCATTAGAAAAAGAGGAGGACATCCTCACAGCCGGCATCTATATGGCGATGCCTTGGTTCGACTGCCCGCATTTGGGGTGGTCGGTCGTCCTCTCCACCACCGGGCGGCGCGATGCGCAGCAAATCGTCGACGACTTAGCCGAGCAGTGTTGGGCCTTGCGCAAGCCGATGGCTGACATCGAGCGGTTTCCTCCCGCCGAAGTCGTCGCACGGGCCAAAGCGCATGCGGGACATCCCATCGTCATCGGCGACGGCGCTGATGCGACCAACAGCGGCGCACCGGGCGACTCCACGCATCTATTGCGGGAATTCCTCGCCCAGCAACCGATTCCGCACGGAGCACTCACATTTCTAGTCGATCCCGAAGCAGTCGCCACGGCGACACAGGCGGGCATCGGCGGACCGTTTCATGCGTTTGTGGGAGGAAGTTTCGCACCGGAGTATTCCGAACCGCTGGAATTTCGCGGGACGGTGGAAAACCTACTCGACGTGAATTTCGTCCTCGACGGACACATCGGCAAAAAGCTCCCCATCCACATGGGCCGCGGAGCCGTCGTCCGCTCGGGCGATGTCACTGTGCTCTTCACAGAAAAGAACGGCCCAGGAAGTTCGCCGCTATTGTACGAAGCAGCCGGTCTCGATCCACGAACCTGCGGAATCGTCGTCGCCAAATCCCCAGCAGGTTTTCGCGCCGACTACGACCCATTCGTCGCCGGGACCTACCTCGCCGATTGCCCCGGTTGTGCCATGCCCGATTGGCCGCGGCTGAATTTCCACAACGTGCATCGCCCGTTGTGGCCGCTCAATGCGTTTGAGCTTGTGAGTGATGCGGAGTGGTGTTGA
- a CDS encoding type II secretion system protein GspJ — MRRIPANLPRRPRSTTRSGFTLMEVLLVTILSAVLMVGLWNLFGTYIRLFESGPARTERAQLLRALKQQLSDDLRGAIQIAEIPDVSSNVMTFGTDATSSELTPDGETEAAATISSSSESSPLPRFGIVGTSQSLAIVTLQVPAVSPNDPSASDLQVDFTEPTTSLAPELRTVLYTFNEMREQSPLDHGPPPGLLRRDLDWQTALSDREFAAASEFGIADSPDVGSSEEIVIDDSMMWVPEISELKIRYFGNGRWQTSWDSLQSKTLPSAVEIILELHDPEDLNADENEETAIDSSSEPEELVLDNEVGSNFIDPEENQNPQQRILIYLPGGLKGSHSSSGGLGFPASDSQELPGGTP, encoded by the coding sequence ATGAGACGCATCCCCGCCAATCTGCCCCGCCGCCCCCGTTCCACGACTCGTAGTGGATTCACATTGATGGAGGTGCTGCTGGTTACAATTCTGTCCGCCGTCTTAATGGTCGGCTTGTGGAATCTGTTTGGCACCTACATTCGGTTGTTCGAGTCGGGACCGGCCCGCACAGAACGCGCGCAGTTGTTGCGTGCATTGAAACAACAACTCAGTGACGACCTGCGGGGCGCGATTCAGATTGCTGAAATCCCCGATGTCTCCTCGAACGTGATGACGTTCGGCACTGATGCGACGTCCTCCGAACTTACTCCCGATGGCGAGACAGAGGCAGCCGCTACCATTTCTTCCTCATCCGAGTCCTCCCCCTTACCGCGATTTGGAATTGTGGGAACCTCCCAATCGCTGGCGATCGTGACTTTGCAAGTTCCCGCGGTCTCCCCCAACGACCCGTCCGCCTCGGATTTGCAGGTAGACTTCACGGAACCGACGACATCACTCGCGCCGGAATTGCGCACCGTGCTCTATACATTCAACGAGATGCGCGAACAGTCCCCGCTGGACCACGGGCCGCCGCCGGGATTATTGCGCCGCGACTTGGATTGGCAAACCGCACTCTCCGACCGTGAGTTCGCCGCTGCCTCCGAATTTGGAATCGCCGACTCGCCCGATGTGGGCAGTAGCGAGGAAATCGTGATCGACGATTCCATGATGTGGGTGCCGGAGATTTCTGAACTGAAAATCCGCTACTTCGGCAACGGCCGCTGGCAGACATCCTGGGACAGTTTGCAAAGCAAAACGTTGCCATCGGCCGTGGAAATCATCCTGGAATTGCACGACCCCGAAGACCTCAATGCGGATGAGAATGAGGAAACCGCAATCGATTCGTCATCCGAACCCGAAGAGTTGGTATTGGATAACGAAGTGGGCTCCAACTTCATCGACCCGGAAGAAAACCAGAATCCGCAGCAGCGCATTTTGATTTATCTCCCCGGCGGCCTCAAAGGATCGCACTCTAGCAGCGGAGGATTGGGATTTCCCGCTTCCGATAGCCAGGAACTGCCGGGAGGGACGCCATGA
- a CDS encoding type II secretion system protein GspK produces the protein MISQRPAQHSSSPRQGMILIVVTIVLVMISLAGFGFVAVMYTENKAAHLNVDEIHVDYAAASGEELLKAVLAQGPPGRIAMGGLFDNPDLFKGQVLYLEPGTQAVVRFSVLVPRIEEGNIIGIRYGAENESARINLSVLAQWEEAIPDSGRNALMQLPEMTDSVADAIMDWLDADSTPRSSGAERDYYSGLDPPMQPRNGPVESLEELLLVKGVTRELLFGSDTNQNHFVEQDEIDSVAGGLGHSGSSSGLPWAAYLTLYSGERNTRPDGPPRIDINHPDLQLLYQTLSGALNEPWARFLIAYRQFGPYTGSEEGQANATVTLDLNLPSKFKITSLLDLIDARVSIPQASGPPEVFLSPFTSSPDSLRTSLPLLLDQVTVDKSPVLVGRININTAPREVIAAVPGMPETQVEQILAGRGLQGGTEEPSRRHPTWLLAQNLVSLETMRELMPYLTCGGDVYRAQVVGYFDSGTPSARAEVVIDATGEVPRQVYYKNLRLLGRGFDMEMLRGEQLEDLPTPSTADSADTE, from the coding sequence ATGATTTCCCAGCGACCGGCTCAACACTCATCGTCCCCGCGGCAGGGAATGATCTTGATCGTGGTGACGATCGTCTTAGTGATGATCAGCCTGGCTGGATTTGGTTTTGTGGCGGTGATGTACACCGAAAACAAAGCCGCTCACTTAAACGTCGATGAAATCCATGTCGACTATGCAGCCGCTTCGGGAGAGGAACTACTCAAAGCGGTCTTGGCCCAAGGTCCTCCAGGGCGCATAGCCATGGGTGGTTTGTTCGACAATCCTGATTTGTTCAAAGGGCAAGTCCTCTACCTCGAACCGGGCACCCAGGCCGTGGTGCGGTTCAGCGTGTTGGTTCCTCGAATCGAAGAAGGAAATATCATCGGCATACGGTATGGCGCCGAAAACGAATCAGCACGCATCAACCTCTCAGTGCTCGCGCAGTGGGAAGAGGCCATTCCAGATTCGGGGCGCAACGCCCTGATGCAATTGCCCGAAATGACCGACTCGGTAGCCGATGCCATCATGGATTGGTTGGATGCAGATTCCACTCCACGCAGCAGCGGAGCCGAACGAGATTACTACAGCGGGCTAGATCCCCCCATGCAGCCCCGCAACGGGCCTGTCGAATCGTTAGAGGAACTCCTGCTGGTCAAAGGAGTCACGCGCGAACTGCTCTTCGGCAGCGACACGAATCAAAATCACTTCGTCGAGCAAGACGAAATCGATTCAGTCGCCGGTGGTTTGGGGCACAGCGGAAGTTCTTCCGGTCTGCCTTGGGCGGCATATTTGACGCTGTATAGCGGCGAACGCAATACCCGTCCCGATGGACCCCCGCGGATTGACATCAACCATCCCGATCTGCAATTGCTTTATCAAACATTATCGGGGGCACTAAACGAACCTTGGGCGCGGTTCCTGATTGCTTATCGACAATTCGGTCCTTACACAGGCAGTGAGGAAGGACAAGCCAATGCAACAGTCACGTTGGATTTGAATCTGCCATCGAAATTCAAAATCACCAGTCTGCTGGACCTGATCGATGCGCGGGTCTCGATCCCGCAAGCGTCCGGCCCCCCCGAGGTTTTTCTCAGTCCGTTCACCAGTTCGCCCGATTCGCTGCGGACAAGTTTACCGCTCTTGCTGGATCAAGTTACGGTCGACAAGTCGCCCGTGTTGGTGGGACGGATTAATATCAACACCGCCCCCCGCGAGGTGATTGCCGCTGTCCCGGGAATGCCTGAGACCCAAGTCGAACAGATTTTGGCAGGTCGCGGCTTGCAGGGTGGGACGGAAGAACCCAGCCGGCGGCATCCGACGTGGCTGTTGGCACAAAACTTGGTCAGCCTAGAGACGATGCGAGAATTGATGCCCTATTTGACGTGCGGCGGTGACGTCTACCGTGCACAGGTGGTCGGCTATTTTGACAGCGGGACCCCTTCAGCCCGCGCCGAAGTGGTCATTGATGCTACCGGCGAGGTACCACGTCAGGTATACTATAAGAACCTTCGGCTGCTGGGACGCGGATTTGACATGGAGATGCTTCGCGGCGAGCAGCTAGAAGACCTACCCACACCATCCACCGCTGATTCCGCCGATACGGAGTAG
- a CDS encoding pilus assembly FimT family protein encodes MLATRRKTTKNGRQNRRGTTLQEMLVVLAIVVSLVGSGWPAISGGLGKSQLRSGAKQLRSELAKARLTAMENGVAYQFRYQLGTGHFEVAPVSALNDEGEQTVTEDEDAEAALPIFELELPEGVVFGGQTENQEEGYSSLAFEETQTVEAVDTLSDSRSEEWSAPIVFFPNGRTANAQFTLQNEDGHLIMVTLRGLTGSAKVGDLKKVEVPE; translated from the coding sequence ATGTTGGCGACAAGACGAAAAACAACCAAAAATGGGCGTCAGAACCGTCGGGGAACGACGCTTCAGGAAATGCTGGTTGTCCTGGCAATTGTGGTTTCCCTGGTAGGATCGGGATGGCCGGCAATTAGCGGGGGACTGGGTAAAAGCCAATTGCGCAGTGGAGCCAAGCAGCTTCGCTCGGAATTGGCCAAGGCCCGGCTGACCGCCATGGAAAATGGCGTGGCGTACCAGTTCCGCTACCAATTGGGAACGGGGCATTTTGAAGTCGCTCCTGTCTCGGCCCTCAATGACGAAGGTGAGCAAACCGTCACCGAAGATGAAGATGCGGAAGCGGCACTGCCGATTTTCGAATTGGAACTGCCCGAAGGCGTCGTATTCGGTGGCCAGACGGAGAACCAAGAAGAGGGTTATTCCTCCCTGGCTTTCGAGGAAACTCAAACCGTCGAAGCGGTCGACACTCTGTCAGATTCCCGTTCCGAAGAGTGGTCGGCACCGATTGTCTTTTTCCCCAACGGTCGCACTGCCAACGCCCAATTCACATTGCAAAATGAAGATGGGCACCTCATCATGGTGACGCTACGAGGCTTAACCGGTTCCGCTAAGGTAGGCGATTTGAAAAAGGTTGAGGTCCCAGAATGA
- a CDS encoding REP-associated tyrosine transposase → MSDKRRQFDDKLYCHFVTFSCQGRRRLLDEDQPKRILLGQLNTQLEHRFAKCLGFVVMPNHVHVLIQFSETGQLSRFMQHWKRRSSHAIRKWYREGNSAYFQFGDLPDCFWTPKYYSIEIYSDRKLSEKLDYMHLNPVRAGLVERCVDWQWSSARWYFERKSVGVPIDGPN, encoded by the coding sequence ATGTCCGATAAACGCCGCCAATTCGATGACAAGCTCTACTGTCATTTTGTCACGTTTTCCTGTCAGGGACGCCGCCGTCTGCTTGATGAGGATCAACCTAAACGAATTCTGCTAGGACAACTGAACACGCAACTGGAACATCGTTTTGCAAAGTGTCTGGGATTCGTGGTGATGCCCAACCACGTACACGTTTTGATCCAGTTCTCCGAGACCGGTCAGTTGAGCAGATTTATGCAGCATTGGAAGCGTCGCTCAAGCCACGCCATTCGAAAATGGTACCGCGAAGGGAATTCCGCTTATTTCCAATTTGGTGACCTGCCCGACTGCTTTTGGACGCCGAAGTATTACTCTATTGAAATCTACTCAGATAGAAAACTCTCCGAAAAATTGGATTACATGCATCTCAACCCAGTGCGAGCCGGTTTGGTGGAGCGATGCGTTGATTGGCAGTGGAGTTCCGCACGCTGGTATTTTGAGAGGAAATCTGTGGGTGTTCCAATTGATGGGCCGAATTAA
- a CDS encoding type IV pilus modification PilV family protein: protein MTNVRREGFSLMEVILAMSILLGGVVVLGRLASIGAKHARTAEDLAAAQLLCEARITEILAGIAPAETLEEEPLPNSPDWVISQELLPLEQPGVVALSVTVTRAPEDLAGLATAPTEDKKKVSVTLVRWMLDPSIAQFGSTAPGSSSAAGAISP from the coding sequence ATGACCAACGTTCGCCGCGAGGGATTTTCATTAATGGAAGTCATACTCGCGATGAGCATCCTGCTGGGAGGCGTGGTCGTCTTGGGGCGACTGGCCTCCATCGGTGCGAAACACGCCCGAACCGCTGAGGACTTGGCTGCCGCTCAACTGCTCTGCGAAGCCCGCATTACGGAAATCCTCGCGGGAATTGCTCCTGCTGAAACGCTGGAAGAGGAACCGCTGCCCAACTCACCCGACTGGGTGATCTCTCAGGAATTGCTACCACTTGAGCAGCCCGGTGTTGTGGCGTTGTCGGTCACTGTCACACGTGCACCGGAGGACTTAGCCGGCTTGGCAACGGCACCGACTGAAGATAAAAAAAAGGTCTCGGTTACGCTTGTCCGTTGGATGTTGGACCCAAGCATCGCACAGTTTGGATCGACCGCGCCGGGATCCTCCTCTGCAGCAGGGGCCATCTCACCATGA
- a CDS encoding aspartate aminotransferase family protein, whose product MPTQTREDFLARDQAHLIHPLHNPRVHAEHGHMWVKGEGAILTDIDGKEYIDGLSGLWNVVAGHGRKELVDAAAQQMQTLPYVSGYAGSTNRPAIELAEKINELTYPNITRFFFTSGGGESSDSSFKTARYYWRLRGKPEKTKVISRQWGYHGVTLAAMSATGISGYWPMFEPRVPGFLHIPSPYPYRYEAPAGGSQGAAAANELEQAILREGQETVGMFFAEPVQGAGGVIVPQDDYWPRIREICDKYEVLLVTDEVITGFGRTGKMFGLEHWNVKPDMIQFAKAITSGYFPLGGIGISEEIAETLESGDAVWMHAYTYSAHPVGCAVAVRNLEIIQAEDFPAQAAEKGAYLLKNLREALADHPHVGDVRGLGLMTAVELVRDKATKEEFPAAENMGVKLHLETQKRGLFSRLRGDVFCIAPPVISSREILDRIVDIMSESVRALFDGK is encoded by the coding sequence ATGCCCACCCAGACACGAGAAGATTTCCTCGCCCGCGACCAGGCTCACTTGATCCACCCACTCCATAACCCCCGCGTGCATGCAGAGCATGGGCACATGTGGGTGAAAGGCGAAGGGGCAATCCTCACCGATATCGACGGCAAAGAATATATCGACGGTCTTTCCGGACTGTGGAACGTCGTCGCCGGGCACGGTCGCAAAGAACTGGTCGATGCCGCCGCGCAGCAAATGCAGACCTTGCCCTACGTTTCGGGGTATGCCGGCAGCACAAACCGACCGGCAATCGAATTGGCCGAAAAGATCAACGAGTTGACCTATCCCAACATCACGCGTTTTTTCTTCACCTCCGGCGGCGGCGAATCGAGTGACAGTTCCTTCAAAACGGCCCGCTATTATTGGCGGTTGCGGGGCAAACCGGAAAAGACCAAAGTCATTTCCCGACAATGGGGTTATCACGGGGTGACGCTCGCGGCGATGAGCGCGACCGGCATCTCCGGCTATTGGCCGATGTTCGAACCGCGCGTGCCGGGGTTTTTGCATATCCCCTCGCCGTATCCCTATCGCTACGAGGCACCGGCGGGGGGCAGTCAAGGAGCCGCCGCCGCCAATGAGTTGGAACAAGCGATTCTACGCGAAGGCCAAGAGACCGTGGGCATGTTCTTCGCCGAGCCGGTCCAAGGCGCCGGGGGCGTGATCGTGCCCCAGGATGACTATTGGCCACGGATTCGTGAAATCTGTGACAAGTACGAGGTGTTGTTGGTCACCGATGAAGTGATCACCGGCTTTGGCCGTACGGGCAAGATGTTTGGCCTGGAACACTGGAACGTCAAACCCGACATGATTCAGTTCGCTAAAGCGATCACCTCGGGCTATTTTCCGCTGGGGGGAATCGGTATCAGCGAAGAGATTGCCGAGACTTTAGAATCGGGTGATGCGGTCTGGATGCACGCCTACACTTATAGCGCGCATCCCGTCGGCTGCGCGGTGGCGGTACGGAACTTGGAAATCATCCAGGCCGAAGATTTTCCCGCTCAAGCAGCAGAGAAGGGGGCCTATTTGCTCAAAAATCTCCGCGAAGCACTCGCTGACCATCCCCACGTCGGCGATGTTCGGGGACTCGGCTTAATGACGGCTGTGGAACTGGTCCGTGACAAAGCGACCAAGGAAGAATTCCCCGCCGCAGAGAATATGGGAGTCAAGTTGCACCTGGAAACGCAAAAGCGAGGCCTATTCAGCCGGCTGCGGGGAGACGTGTTTTGCATCGCCCCACCGGTCATCTCCAGCCGCGAGATCTTGGACCGCATTGTCGACATCATGTCCGAATCGGTACGGGCGTTGTTTGACGGGAAATAA
- a CDS encoding Uma2 family endonuclease, whose amino-acid sequence MSTAYISFEEQVRIPSAAFDLPGFRRWVHSDDYPERGKISFIDGEIVVDLSPEEISSHAQLKLSIHAQLWMFVRKHKLGKCYPDGVLLINEAANVSNEPDFMFCSIEALRSRRVQEREIVEDSRRFVELAGSPDLVVELVSRTSVRKDTKLLRDRYYAAGIEEYWLIDARGEEIDFKLLKRGKSGYLETTPDADGFLRSTVLNASFQLTRTWNEILGFEYTLRELEQ is encoded by the coding sequence ATGTCGACCGCTTATATCTCCTTTGAAGAACAAGTTCGGATTCCGAGCGCTGCGTTCGACTTACCGGGATTTCGACGCTGGGTCCATTCCGATGACTATCCGGAACGGGGCAAGATCTCGTTCATTGACGGGGAGATCGTGGTCGACCTGAGCCCGGAAGAAATCTCGTCCCATGCGCAGTTGAAATTGAGCATACACGCACAGTTGTGGATGTTCGTCCGGAAACACAAGTTGGGCAAATGCTATCCGGATGGCGTCTTGCTCATCAACGAAGCGGCCAACGTTTCCAATGAACCAGATTTCATGTTCTGTTCCATAGAAGCATTGCGATCGAGGCGAGTCCAAGAGCGAGAAATTGTAGAGGACAGTAGAAGATTCGTGGAACTTGCCGGCTCCCCCGATCTCGTTGTGGAGTTGGTCAGCCGCACATCTGTCCGCAAAGACACCAAACTTCTGCGAGACCGTTATTACGCCGCAGGCATTGAAGAGTATTGGCTGATCGACGCCCGTGGCGAGGAAATTGATTTCAAGCTATTAAAACGCGGTAAGTCCGGATATCTCGAGACGACTCCCGACGCCGACGGTTTTCTGCGTTCGACTGTGCTCAACGCATCATTTCAACTCACGCGAACTTGGAATGAGATTTTGGGCTTCGAATACACGCTGCGCGAATTAGAACAGTGA
- the gspG gene encoding type II secretion system major pseudopilin GspG, whose translation MMRRIQQTKRNPQQRGGFTLIEMLVVLAILVLLMSMVGPRILGSREKADISSTKTQIGMFRGSLEQYNLDTRSYPSTEEGLVALVEAPADEEEGTSNWDGPYISKSEIPKDPWGNDYQYEFPPEHGKGDFPDIWSYGPDGEDNTDDDITNWTKEEGEEGEETSTEE comes from the coding sequence ATGATGAGACGGATTCAACAGACAAAAAGAAACCCGCAACAACGCGGTGGTTTTACATTAATCGAAATGCTGGTCGTTCTGGCAATTCTGGTTCTCCTGATGTCAATGGTTGGTCCCCGTATTCTGGGCAGCCGAGAGAAGGCGGACATTAGCAGCACCAAGACCCAAATCGGCATGTTTCGGGGTTCCTTGGAGCAATACAACCTGGACACACGCTCCTATCCGTCGACTGAGGAAGGTCTTGTAGCCTTGGTCGAAGCTCCGGCCGACGAAGAAGAAGGGACGTCCAACTGGGATGGTCCTTACATCAGTAAGTCGGAAATTCCTAAAGATCCCTGGGGTAACGATTATCAGTACGAGTTTCCCCCTGAGCATGGTAAGGGCGATTTCCCTGACATTTGGTCGTACGGTCCTGATGGCGAAGATAACACTGACGACGACATCACGAACTGGACGAAAGAAGAAGGCGAAGAGGGCGAAGAAACCTCGACTGAGGAGTAA